In Nostoc sp. GT001, a genomic segment contains:
- a CDS encoding MFS transporter, which produces MDSVQAETTAPLALEFPQIASAPTAISPNSRIPKDTIRTSLKASTADSVLASVYSLGTGGILLSNLLVELGASPVVFGMLCSIPMLVNLIQPLGAYLSERSTSRFQYSLRTHGIGRLLWLILVIGIASASWGVVDTHQLVILTLLIVLFSNLLGGLGTASWLSWVAMIVPRRLRGRYFGLRSSAASLTNLVCVPIAGLVVSHWYGGSLQGYGLVLLVSVVFGIMGLGCQYFQVDMNPRSQNTYYGKLTQTSEIQSEVVKDESSEVLQSIHPPQNQLANSVWKNSNFLIFLLYFSFWTLAVNLSSPFFNLYMLDTLDLDVSYVTIYNSLQAGATLLMLILWGKLADKIGNRPILICIGILVGVTPFLWLGISINRLDIWLWLPLLHILAGGTWAAIDLCSNNIQLAIAPIKNQSIYFAIAAAVAGVSGALGTTIGSFIVQFAQSGGLLTLFVLSGVFRLVALVPLMFLQEPQRS; this is translated from the coding sequence ATGGATTCTGTTCAGGCTGAAACAACTGCGCCACTGGCTCTAGAATTTCCCCAGATTGCCTCAGCACCAACAGCAATCTCTCCAAACTCTCGAATTCCCAAGGATACTATTCGCACTAGTTTAAAAGCTTCCACTGCGGATTCTGTCTTAGCATCGGTTTACTCTCTTGGAACTGGCGGGATTTTACTCAGCAATTTATTGGTGGAATTGGGTGCTAGTCCAGTGGTATTTGGGATGCTTTGCTCTATCCCGATGTTGGTCAATCTCATTCAGCCATTGGGTGCTTACTTGTCGGAACGCAGCACCAGCCGTTTTCAATATTCGCTTCGGACACACGGAATTGGTCGGCTGCTATGGCTGATTTTAGTAATTGGTATTGCCAGCGCCAGTTGGGGAGTGGTTGATACTCACCAGTTAGTGATATTGACACTCTTGATTGTTCTATTCAGCAATCTTTTGGGAGGATTAGGAACTGCATCGTGGTTAAGTTGGGTGGCAATGATAGTTCCCCGACGATTACGAGGCAGGTATTTTGGGCTACGCAGTAGCGCCGCTAGCCTAACTAATTTGGTTTGCGTACCAATAGCTGGTCTAGTTGTATCACATTGGTATGGGGGATCTCTACAAGGTTATGGGTTAGTTCTACTGGTAAGCGTTGTCTTTGGAATTATGGGATTGGGGTGTCAATATTTCCAGGTGGATATGAATCCGCGATCGCAAAACACTTATTATGGCAAGTTAACTCAAACAAGTGAGATTCAATCAGAGGTTGTAAAAGATGAATCTTCTGAAGTGCTTCAATCAATTCATCCACCACAAAACCAATTAGCTAACAGTGTTTGGAAAAACTCTAACTTTTTGATATTTCTGCTGTATTTCAGCTTTTGGACACTTGCTGTTAACCTCAGCAGTCCTTTCTTTAACCTCTATATGCTGGATACGCTGGATTTAGATGTAAGTTACGTGACTATCTACAACAGCCTCCAAGCGGGGGCGACTTTGCTAATGCTCATTCTGTGGGGAAAATTAGCAGACAAGATAGGCAATCGTCCCATCCTCATCTGTATTGGGATTTTGGTTGGAGTCACACCATTTCTGTGGCTGGGAATTAGTATTAATCGCCTTGATATTTGGCTGTGGTTGCCACTATTGCACATTTTAGCTGGAGGTACTTGGGCAGCGATTGATTTGTGCAGTAACAATATACAATTGGCGATCGCACCAATTAAAAATCAGTCTATCTATTTTGCGATCGCAGCTGCCGTTGCTGGAGTAAGTGGCGCTTTAGGCACAACTATAGGCAGTTTCATCGTCCAATTTGCTCAGTCTGGAGGTTTACTAACTTTGTTTGTCCTCTCTGGTGTATTCCGACTAGTAGCCCTTGTTCCACTCATGTTTCTCCAAGAGCCACAAAGAAGTTAG
- a CDS encoding tetratricopeptide repeat protein — protein MKRSAKSQRVCWWFLPKLTRYSLTFFLSAVLLSNAVGATLRNRELQIAQQPETTQQNATRAAAERVFQEGMQLYQQGTAESLRQAIAKWQEALKLWQQVDDKGWEATATTLLGIGKVYDDLGEKQEALSVNASL, from the coding sequence ATGAAGAGAAGTGCAAAGTCTCAACGAGTTTGCTGGTGGTTTCTACCAAAATTGACCCGCTACAGTTTAACTTTCTTTCTGAGTGCGGTTTTGTTGTCTAATGCTGTAGGTGCTACACTGAGAAACAGAGAGTTACAAATAGCACAACAGCCAGAAACTACTCAACAAAATGCCACTCGTGCTGCTGCGGAACGGGTTTTTCAAGAGGGGATGCAGCTTTATCAACAAGGGACAGCAGAATCACTGCGACAGGCGATCGCAAAATGGCAAGAAGCGCTGAAGCTTTGGCAACAAGTTGATGATAAAGGCTGGGAAGCCACAGCCACCACCCTCCTTGGTATTGGCAAAGTCTACGACGATTTAGGAGAAAAGCAAGAAGCCCTTTCGGTCAATGCATCGCTTTAA
- a CDS encoding alpha/beta hydrolase, whose amino-acid sequence MKYFNHRKLLLTSLGAIAIAYISTCLFLFVRQRSLIFSPTPQILTLPSSPDFFLPYKDVRLSITDSNEYIHGWWIPAPLPKEKVSLIPNEPVKILKSPKTFLYFCGAANNKGYYNYIGRLQAMRQLGFSVLVIDYRGYGSSKGNFPSESQLYQDSQIAWNYLVKIQQIPPERIVIYGESMGGAVAIDLAVKHPEASRLIVQSSFTSMAEEIKYRDWLRMFPIELLLTQKFDSISKVRSLRLPVLFIHGTNDSIVPSYMSQQLYDAAPEPKQLLLIPKGKHVQIYQPGSNSYLQAIQKFIQKVESQE is encoded by the coding sequence ATGAAATATTTTAATCATCGAAAACTGCTGCTAACAAGTCTAGGAGCAATAGCGATCGCCTACATTTCAACTTGTCTATTTTTGTTTGTTCGGCAGCGTTCTTTGATATTTAGCCCCACTCCACAAATTTTAACTCTACCTAGTTCACCCGACTTTTTTCTTCCTTACAAAGATGTGCGTTTATCTATTACCGACTCTAATGAATATATACATGGCTGGTGGATTCCAGCACCATTACCAAAAGAGAAAGTTTCTTTAATTCCAAATGAGCCTGTAAAAATTTTAAAATCACCTAAAACATTTTTATACTTTTGTGGTGCTGCTAATAATAAAGGTTACTACAATTATATAGGCAGACTTCAAGCAATGCGACAGTTAGGGTTTTCTGTATTAGTGATTGACTACCGAGGTTATGGTAGTAGCAAAGGGAATTTCCCTAGTGAGTCTCAGCTTTATCAAGATAGTCAAATAGCCTGGAATTATTTAGTAAAAATACAACAAATACCTCCTGAGAGAATTGTTATTTACGGCGAATCAATGGGGGGAGCAGTTGCTATAGATTTGGCAGTAAAACATCCAGAAGCAAGTCGATTAATTGTGCAAAGCTCTTTTACATCAATGGCAGAGGAAATCAAATATAGAGATTGGTTACGTATGTTTCCCATCGAGTTACTGCTAACACAAAAGTTTGATTCTATTTCTAAAGTTCGTTCTCTACGTCTTCCCGTTTTATTTATTCATGGAACTAATGACAGCATTGTTCCATCCTACATGAGTCAGCAGTTATATGATGCTGCCCCTGAACCCAAACAACTTTTATTAATTCCAAAAGGAAAACATGTCCAAATTTATCAACCTGGAAGTAACTCGTATTTACAAGCAATTCAGAAGTTTATCCAAAAGGTAGAATCTCAAGAGTAA
- a CDS encoding A24 family peptidase, with translation MDILFAIPASVMVFALGASIGSFLNVIVYRLPAGLSILWPPSRCPKCFNQLKAYDNVPVFGWISLRGRCRYCKSKISVRYPVVEGVTGIIFLLIFLVFQVSTLTIGYWAFCSWLLALSLIDLDTMTLPNPLTQSGLVVGILFQMVVGFLPEGSFVELVNHLIMAIVGAVLGLWLFDAIALLSSIAFGKTAMGAGDAKLAAMMGAWLGWKYLLLASFIGCGLGALIGIGILIMQRSQQKLGQKIPFGPFLALGSVITLFSGEAILSSYLRLFFPAS, from the coding sequence ATGGACATTTTGTTCGCCATCCCGGCGAGTGTAATGGTCTTTGCTTTGGGTGCATCTATTGGTAGTTTTCTCAATGTTATTGTTTATCGCCTACCTGCTGGGTTGTCAATTCTTTGGCCGCCTTCTCGTTGTCCTAAATGCTTCAACCAGCTAAAAGCTTACGACAATGTACCAGTATTTGGCTGGATTTCCTTAAGAGGGCGGTGTCGATATTGCAAGAGCAAAATTTCTGTCCGTTATCCTGTGGTAGAAGGGGTAACGGGCATAATTTTTTTACTAATTTTTTTGGTATTTCAAGTTTCGACTTTAACAATAGGCTATTGGGCTTTTTGCAGTTGGTTATTAGCGCTATCGCTCATTGACTTAGATACAATGACCCTACCTAATCCACTTACTCAGTCGGGTTTAGTGGTGGGGATTTTGTTTCAAATGGTAGTTGGTTTTCTACCAGAAGGTAGTTTTGTGGAATTGGTAAATCACCTGATAATGGCGATAGTTGGTGCAGTATTAGGCTTATGGCTATTTGATGCGATCGCCTTATTGAGTTCAATTGCCTTTGGGAAAACTGCAATGGGTGCAGGTGACGCCAAGTTAGCAGCCATGATGGGAGCCTGGTTAGGCTGGAAATATTTGCTCTTGGCTAGTTTTATTGGCTGTGGGCTGGGAGCATTAATTGGCATAGGTATTTTGATTATGCAGCGATCGCAACAAAAATTAGGACAAAAAATACCTTTTGGCCCTTTTCTGGCTTTAGGATCTGTGATTACCCTGTTTAGCGGCGAAGCCATTTTGTCTAGCTACCTGCGGTTATTTTTTCCAGCCTCTTGA
- the leuB gene encoding 3-isopropylmalate dehydrogenase: MTQNYRITLLPGDGIGPEIMAVAVDVLKVVGKQFDLKFEFQEALIGGAAIDATGEPLPSATLEACRNSDAVLLAAIGGYKWDSLPSNLRPEAGLLGLRAGLELFANLRPAKILPQLIDASTLKREVVEGVDIMVVRELTGGIYFGKPKGIFATETGEKRGVNTMVYTESEIERIGRVAFEAAKKRGGKLCSVDKANVLEVSQLWRDRITQLSQEYPDIELSHLYVDNAAMQLVRAPKQFDTIVTGNLFGDILSDAAAMLTGSIGMLPSASLGASGPGVFEPVHGSAPDIAGQDKANPLAQVLSAAMMLRYGLDQPKAADHIEQAVLQVLEQGDRTGDIISPGKNLLGCRAMGDSLIKAIEQK; the protein is encoded by the coding sequence ATGACCCAGAACTACCGCATTACTCTACTACCCGGCGATGGCATTGGCCCTGAAATTATGGCAGTGGCGGTAGACGTGCTGAAAGTCGTAGGGAAGCAATTTGATCTGAAGTTTGAATTCCAGGAAGCCCTCATCGGTGGTGCAGCAATTGATGCCACAGGCGAACCCCTACCATCTGCAACTCTAGAGGCTTGCCGTAACAGTGATGCTGTATTACTCGCAGCCATTGGTGGCTACAAGTGGGATTCCCTGCCATCCAATTTACGCCCAGAAGCAGGTTTGTTAGGATTACGTGCAGGTTTAGAATTATTTGCCAATTTGCGCCCAGCGAAAATTTTGCCGCAGCTAATCGACGCCTCGACTTTGAAACGCGAAGTTGTGGAAGGCGTGGATATTATGGTGGTGCGTGAACTCACTGGCGGGATTTACTTCGGTAAACCTAAAGGGATTTTTGCCACAGAAACAGGTGAAAAACGCGGTGTAAATACAATGGTTTACACCGAGTCGGAAATTGAACGGATTGGGCGGGTGGCATTTGAAGCGGCAAAAAAACGCGGCGGCAAACTTTGTTCGGTGGATAAGGCGAACGTATTAGAAGTATCTCAGTTGTGGCGCGATCGCATCACCCAACTTTCACAAGAATATCCAGATATCGAACTCTCTCATTTATATGTAGATAATGCTGCTATGCAGTTAGTACGCGCTCCCAAGCAGTTCGACACCATTGTTACAGGCAATTTGTTTGGTGATATTCTCTCTGATGCTGCTGCCATGCTCACAGGTAGTATTGGGATGTTACCCTCGGCTAGTTTGGGCGCTTCTGGGCCTGGTGTGTTTGAACCAGTTCATGGTTCCGCCCCAGATATTGCCGGACAGGATAAGGCAAATCCTTTAGCACAGGTTTTGAGTGCGGCGATGATGTTGCGCTACGGTTTAGACCAACCAAAAGCCGCAGACCACATAGAGCAAGCCGTATTGCAAGTTTTAGAACAAGGCGATCGCACAGGGGATATAATTTCTCCAGGAAAAAATCTCCTTGGTTGCCGCGCTATGGGAGACTCACTCATCAAAGCGATCGAACAAAAATAA
- a CDS encoding type II toxin-antitoxin system HicA family toxin, translated as MTATEAEKLLLDVGFIQIRSKGSHRIYFREEVRVVIPFHSGKILHPKIVKQVLQAIDISENEATAEEVIPETDE; from the coding sequence TTGACTGCAACAGAAGCTGAAAAACTTTTATTAGATGTAGGCTTTATTCAAATTAGAAGCAAAGGAAGTCACAGGATTTATTTTCGAGAAGAAGTGAGAGTAGTGATTCCTTTTCATTCAGGAAAAATATTGCACCCAAAAATAGTTAAACAGGTTTTACAAGCCATTGACATTTCTGAGAATGAAGCGACAGCAGAAGAAGTAATACCTGAGACTGATGAATAA
- a CDS encoding type II toxin-antitoxin system HicB family antitoxin, whose amino-acid sequence MSYKVSIVIEKDEYGYYAYCPELPGCQSQGDSLEEVQANIKEAVELYIETLSNSEKQALQNKETFTITLEVKVA is encoded by the coding sequence ATGTCGTATAAAGTTAGCATTGTTATCGAAAAAGATGAATATGGATATTATGCTTATTGTCCTGAACTTCCTGGTTGTCAATCTCAAGGTGATTCCCTAGAAGAAGTACAGGCAAATATCAAAGAAGCAGTTGAGCTTTATATAGAAACCTTGTCAAATTCAGAAAAACAGGCGCTTCAGAACAAGGAAACATTCACAATAACCTTGGAGGTAAAAGTTGCCTAA
- a CDS encoding ABC transporter substrate-binding protein, giving the protein MAIAIAIIACQSLQLPSKPLASTAVTIKLSGWGGSPVEQKLLRQVLQDFEAQHPAIKVKYEVIADQYMDVIKTRLVGEAAPDVFYLDALEAPFLMSQNVLEPLDSYITPKFDLVDFEDTLLNSFKYQNQIYGLPKDYSTLALFYNKKAFAFAGLSNPPATWDELRTYSKQLTGKLNKYGFGEIPELARQAYKIKAFGGQLVDQNGSATFASEAGLQGLELVVDQYQKDRSSAQKSDVGTNSGSEMFGQNKVAMVIEGNWAIPYLTETFPQVEFATAPLPTINDKKGTMVFTVAYVMNKQAQHKAEAWELISYLTGKEGMQKWTGTGFALPTRKSVAKNLGYDQDALRSPLVAGVNYATPWQVGKYPSAIVNNFDNQFVSALLGQQPLNQAMLRAENEANQQIKAMH; this is encoded by the coding sequence ATGGCGATCGCGATCGCTATTATTGCTTGTCAAAGCCTACAATTGCCAAGCAAACCGTTAGCATCTACCGCAGTCACCATCAAACTCAGTGGTTGGGGAGGTTCTCCCGTTGAGCAAAAACTCTTGAGACAAGTACTGCAAGACTTTGAGGCACAACATCCAGCTATTAAGGTCAAATATGAGGTAATTGCCGACCAATACATGGATGTAATCAAAACTCGTTTAGTTGGAGAAGCTGCACCTGATGTTTTTTATCTAGATGCGCTGGAAGCTCCTTTCTTGATGAGTCAAAATGTCCTAGAACCGTTAGATAGTTATATCACTCCCAAATTTGACTTAGTAGACTTCGAGGATACCCTACTCAACAGTTTTAAATATCAGAACCAGATTTACGGTCTTCCCAAAGACTATTCCACCCTTGCTTTGTTTTATAACAAAAAAGCCTTTGCCTTTGCAGGCTTGAGTAATCCACCAGCGACTTGGGATGAATTACGGACTTACTCGAAGCAATTGACAGGCAAACTTAACAAATACGGCTTTGGTGAAATTCCAGAATTGGCGCGTCAGGCTTATAAAATCAAAGCCTTTGGTGGACAACTCGTTGATCAAAACGGTTCTGCTACCTTTGCTAGTGAGGCAGGTTTACAAGGTTTAGAGTTGGTAGTTGACCAGTATCAAAAAGACCGTTCCTCTGCCCAAAAATCTGATGTGGGGACAAACTCAGGTAGTGAAATGTTTGGTCAGAATAAAGTGGCAATGGTGATTGAAGGTAACTGGGCAATTCCTTACTTAACAGAAACTTTTCCCCAAGTAGAGTTTGCTACTGCACCACTGCCTACGATTAATGACAAAAAAGGCACAATGGTGTTTACAGTTGCCTACGTAATGAATAAGCAAGCACAACACAAAGCCGAAGCCTGGGAATTAATTTCTTATCTCACAGGTAAAGAAGGAATGCAAAAATGGACAGGAACAGGATTTGCTTTGCCAACACGTAAATCAGTGGCAAAGAATTTGGGTTATGACCAAGACGCGTTGCGATCGCCATTAGTTGCGGGTGTTAATTATGCTACACCTTGGCAGGTGGGGAAATATCCAAGTGCGATCGTGAATAATTTTGATAACCAGTTTGTCAGCGCCTTGTTGGGGCAACAGCCATTAAATCAAGCAATGCTGAGGGCAGAGAATGAAGCAAATCAGCAGATTAAAGCGATGCATTGA
- a CDS encoding ATP-binding protein, which yields MSYTAYLRSIKNKLQRTGKTQKSLRVKTIIEQFGYQRRSQSFIDDFNTALDELGLCANPQLDLHIPLDTKIAIFLKGVEPINEVAESQSISAKLKEAISVKHDFFYYLFDFGSEQEYERFQACLDSHQPVGIFLIPQVEDFFSDIVVKIFNYELIRKYQYGGYNSIPKAAARKIPTSIVSEDKDCEDEQENSISDASIFQFYRSTMTSIILGNTGLELLDSEKFDQQFEQISLYANKYNSEQFFILFHCPSALEIQAHQQEDALGYLVDRVASKIPFTFTLRCKYPNEASIEYKEEVYAHFRLLLELPYYEIEEDDASLQDYFVELQKAQIQAESQLLLKMKAEHFYTLKWQQESKEYIYLKYFAIKTLESLGYGLSNIGCEVELTSSDEETIDEDTSDDDEEYQNEIIEVYVKNQVVVEIETLKYQEFQDNNLFLDSIKRVLRKSKVWPNKLESLWLVIPGFEIARNYYQLKKAKEILEYKFSGYYGDRFQVVIMAPDYEKHQLVPVSFDSIDYPSFNYGAKKTSLVQAYPITNRIKEFKLDFSQVQGLNEEKDKLTRLLKLQSKGYKSSIGGILFYGLPGCGKTLLANAFANESGRYFFKFSPADIVSVWIGQSQKNIRDIFAQAKKKSPSLLFIDELDSIGFNRNDDNAHTDQKATINQLLIELNNLQNSDVIVIAATNYLSGIDSALKRSGRLDWKIPVFPPDQVERRDLFQYYLSKIDINQLVNFEILADKSGRFTSSDIELVCREVRNAILLEEINSALTTSDVITYINNLQDGGLSLNEEQVKEFLEECRRMSVKNPKLETLKLEWGLF from the coding sequence ATGTCATATACAGCCTACTTACGTTCGATTAAAAATAAACTCCAGAGAACTGGGAAAACTCAAAAAAGCCTACGGGTCAAAACCATCATAGAACAGTTTGGCTACCAGCGTAGAAGTCAATCATTCATAGATGATTTTAATACTGCTCTTGATGAATTAGGGCTTTGTGCAAATCCTCAGTTGGATTTGCATATTCCGTTAGATACAAAAATAGCAATTTTTCTTAAAGGTGTAGAACCAATAAATGAAGTTGCTGAATCTCAATCTATTTCAGCCAAACTAAAAGAGGCAATCTCAGTTAAACACGATTTTTTCTACTACTTGTTTGATTTTGGCTCTGAACAAGAATATGAACGATTTCAAGCGTGTTTAGATTCTCACCAGCCAGTAGGTATTTTTTTAATTCCACAAGTAGAAGATTTCTTCTCTGATATTGTTGTCAAAATCTTTAATTATGAATTAATTAGAAAATACCAGTATGGCGGCTATAATAGTATCCCCAAAGCTGCTGCTAGGAAAATTCCTACAAGTATTGTCTCAGAAGATAAAGATTGTGAAGATGAACAAGAAAATTCTATCTCTGATGCTAGCATTTTTCAGTTTTATCGTTCAACCATGACCAGTATTATACTTGGCAACACTGGTTTAGAATTGCTTGATTCTGAAAAATTCGATCAGCAGTTTGAACAGATATCCCTATATGCCAATAAATATAATTCCGAACAATTTTTTATTTTATTTCATTGTCCATCGGCATTAGAAATCCAAGCTCATCAACAAGAAGATGCTTTAGGCTACTTGGTAGATAGAGTTGCTAGTAAAATTCCTTTTACTTTTACTCTCAGGTGTAAATATCCAAATGAAGCCTCTATTGAATACAAAGAGGAAGTATACGCCCATTTCCGCCTATTACTGGAACTTCCATATTATGAAATAGAGGAAGATGATGCATCTTTGCAAGATTACTTTGTCGAATTGCAAAAGGCTCAAATACAGGCTGAGTCACAGTTACTATTAAAAATGAAAGCTGAACATTTTTACACTCTGAAGTGGCAGCAAGAAAGTAAAGAATATATCTACCTTAAGTATTTTGCTATTAAAACGTTGGAAAGTCTAGGATATGGATTGTCTAATATCGGCTGTGAAGTTGAATTGACTTCTAGCGATGAAGAAACAATCGATGAAGATACATCAGATGATGATGAAGAGTACCAAAATGAGATTATTGAAGTCTATGTCAAAAATCAGGTAGTGGTTGAAATAGAAACTCTCAAATACCAGGAATTTCAGGATAATAACCTCTTTTTAGATTCAATTAAAAGAGTTTTAAGGAAATCAAAAGTATGGCCAAATAAACTAGAAAGCCTTTGGTTAGTAATTCCTGGTTTTGAGATAGCACGAAATTATTACCAATTGAAAAAGGCTAAGGAAATATTAGAATATAAGTTTTCTGGATATTATGGCGATCGCTTCCAAGTTGTAATCATGGCTCCTGATTATGAAAAACACCAATTAGTCCCAGTATCCTTTGACTCTATCGACTATCCATCTTTTAATTATGGAGCTAAAAAAACTAGTTTAGTACAAGCATATCCAATTACTAACCGCATCAAAGAATTTAAGCTTGACTTTAGCCAAGTACAAGGGCTAAATGAAGAAAAAGATAAACTAACTAGACTCTTGAAGCTGCAATCTAAAGGATATAAGAGTTCAATTGGTGGAATTCTTTTCTATGGCTTACCGGGATGTGGTAAAACTCTACTAGCAAATGCCTTTGCTAATGAGTCTGGGAGATATTTCTTTAAGTTCTCTCCTGCCGATATTGTCAGTGTTTGGATCGGGCAAAGTCAAAAGAATATTCGAGATATATTTGCTCAAGCTAAGAAAAAGTCTCCTTCACTTTTATTCATTGATGAATTAGACAGTATTGGATTTAATCGTAATGATGACAACGCACATACAGACCAAAAGGCAACCATCAACCAGTTACTTATAGAACTAAATAATCTTCAAAATAGTGATGTAATTGTCATTGCTGCAACTAATTATTTGAGTGGCATTGATAGTGCTTTGAAACGTTCTGGTAGATTGGATTGGAAGATTCCTGTTTTTCCACCGGATCAAGTAGAGAGAAGAGATTTATTCCAATACTACTTGTCGAAAATTGATATTAATCAGCTAGTCAACTTTGAAATTCTTGCAGATAAAAGTGGTAGATTTACTTCATCCGATATTGAGTTAGTTTGTCGGGAAGTTAGAAATGCTATTCTTCTAGAAGAAATCAATTCGGCTTTAACAACTTCAGATGTGATTACTTATATCAATAATCTACAAGATGGTGGGTTAAGTCTTAACGAAGAACAAGTCAAAGAATTTTTAGAAGAGTGTAGGAGAATGAGTGTAAAGAATCCTAAGTTAGAAACTCTGAAATTAGAATGGGGATTGTTTTAG
- the accD gene encoding acetyl-CoA carboxylase, carboxyltransferase subunit beta: MANNEESRGLKSLFDWFANRRKSGSTSLERQEREIADGLWHKCSKCGVLAYTKDLKANQMVCVECNHHNRVDSDERIRQLIDSNTWKPLDEHLRPTDPLEFRDRKLYSDRLRETQDKIGLIDAVRTGLGQINGLPIALGVMDFRFMGGSMGSVVGERLTRMIEQATQRRYPVVIVCTSGGARMQEGMLSLMQMAKISAALQRHKDARLLYIPVLTNPTTGGVTASFAMLGDIILAEPKATIGFAGRRVIEQTLREKLPENFQTAEDLLQHGFVDDIVPRTQLKNTLAQLIALHQPVLTTPHMVLWETMSLTSTAAE, from the coding sequence ATGGCTAACAACGAAGAATCACGTGGTTTAAAGTCTCTATTTGATTGGTTTGCAAATCGACGGAAGTCAGGATCTACCAGCCTCGAACGTCAAGAACGTGAAATTGCTGATGGTCTGTGGCACAAATGTTCTAAGTGTGGCGTGTTGGCATATACAAAAGACCTGAAAGCCAATCAGATGGTTTGTGTCGAATGTAATCATCACAATCGGGTAGACAGTGATGAGCGCATCCGCCAATTGATAGATAGCAATACCTGGAAACCGCTGGATGAGCATTTACGTCCAACCGACCCGCTAGAATTTCGCGATCGCAAACTCTACAGCGATCGCTTGCGGGAAACACAAGATAAAATTGGCTTAATAGACGCAGTTAGAACTGGTTTAGGTCAAATCAATGGTTTGCCCATTGCCCTTGGGGTTATGGACTTCCGTTTTATGGGTGGTAGTATGGGTTCGGTCGTGGGAGAAAGACTCACCCGCATGATTGAACAAGCCACTCAACGGCGGTATCCTGTAGTTATCGTCTGCACCTCCGGCGGCGCGAGAATGCAAGAAGGAATGCTTTCTTTGATGCAGATGGCGAAAATTTCCGCAGCCTTACAGCGCCATAAAGACGCTCGATTATTATATATTCCCGTTTTGACCAATCCGACAACGGGCGGCGTTACCGCTAGTTTTGCAATGTTGGGCGATATAATTTTGGCAGAACCCAAAGCAACCATTGGTTTTGCTGGTCGGCGAGTGATTGAGCAAACCCTGCGGGAAAAACTACCCGAAAATTTCCAGACTGCTGAAGATTTGCTCCAGCATGGTTTTGTGGATGATATCGTACCCCGTACCCAATTAAAGAACACCCTAGCCCAGCTGATTGCTCTACACCAGCCTGTATTAACAACACCTCACATGGTTTTGTGGGAAACAATGTCTTTAACTTCTACCGCCGCAGAATAA